The following are encoded together in the Candidatus Nitrosocosmicus arcticus genome:
- a CDS encoding NAD(P)-binding domain-containing protein — protein MSNKSKLKNFTFTPNKVVIIGLGQLGLPVAKYVKEHGFDTYGYDINQKTMQSAE, from the coding sequence TTGTCCAACAAAAGTAAGTTAAAAAATTTTACATTTACGCCCAACAAAGTAGTTATTATAGGACTAGGCCAGCTGGGTCTTCCAGTTGCAAAATATGTTAAAGAACATGGTTTTGATACTTATGGATATGATATAAATCAAAAAACCATGCAATCAGCTGAA